One Amia ocellicauda isolate fAmiCal2 chromosome 13, fAmiCal2.hap1, whole genome shotgun sequence genomic window, TCCAGTCTGAGATGTTGCTGAATTATGGAGGCAGGTATATCAAACGAAATAACTTCTCTGTCTTATGTGGATTTGATGAACACATATTTTGAGCACCATGCTGTCATATAAAGTTGTCCAGAGAAAACAATagatttcctttctttttcatgTTATGTTTTTAAGATTATCTGCTGATAAACATTTTAACTGTTTCCCCCATTAAATCATATTATAATATTCTAAATTGTAAGTTCCCTGTTGTGCATGTCTATTCCAGTTTAATCATCAAGGCACTCAAGATACCATTGTATTCATATGATTAAGTATGTCATTGAAATCAGTACATGCCTCCCTCTTCACACATTGGTCTACAATCCCCCCTGTGTCTCACATCCTTTTAGAAATGCATAACAAAGGTGAACTTTTTTCTGTTTATACATTTTCCATCCTCTAAAAAGCATTTTCCACTGTGGTAATCTTGCACAATTTCATACCATACAATAATAAagtgttgtgtttttcaaaGCCACCTCATGGCTctgacatttactgtaattGTGTTAACTGCTATTTTGttacagttaaaaaaacaaaaaacaacaacaacattaaagAGACAGTTAAGAGACATTACAATTACTTGTGtgctattataattatatataggcCGCATGTatcataaaatatgtattttgtcagAACTTATTACAAAATagaataattattttctgaatatatatatatatatatatatatatatatatatatatatatatatatatatatatatacagtgaattTATTACAAACTCACAATAAAAATAGCACTTCATGATTACTGGAACCCAgcaaatattacatattaaaaaaacaataacataatatgttttataatatGCAAAATGACAAGCTCTTGTCTGTATATATTTCAGGTAGTTCAtcatatttgtaatttaaatgtgttttgctttgtggcTAAGTCCAGACCTGAAGTTAGGGGGGAAGAAAAGGAACATTTTTCAGTTTATCATGAAAAAAGGAGTCCACATCCTGCATAATTCACCTGACACCACAGTCAGCTCTGATTATTGCGTTACATCACCAAGGACTCTGTGTTCATTACATTGATAAGCGTTAATATTCTCTTACTGACATTAATATATAAACAGCTcatcatttcttattcccataTAACAGACTCAGTAGCATTTTTtgaatgaaaatgcaataatacactctttaaaatataataaaagttTATAGTGATCTGATTTTCTTTAgactttcaaatggaatttgaTCTAAAGGACATCAGATAGTAAATAGTTAGACTTTTAGGCAACTTCTGCCCACATAATGGTAATGTTATGTAAGCAATGTGGTCCTGGTATTTCAGAAACAATAAATATTGCAGGAAAGAGGATATTTTGCAGGAAGCTGCTAATTGCAGACTTCCACAGTGTAGAACACCATGTCATAACTTTGGGCACAACAATGGAAACTGTTCGTAATATTTCCCTGTTTCACATTCCACAGacatatttgtgttttacaATAAAAGGCTGTTTATTTGCTAAGAAACTGCAGAATAGGCAGTGTACTTTCTATACCACATCCACACTAGTCACAATTAAGGGAAAAAGGAAGGTAATACCCCCCCAACCCTATCCACACATGCTCATACTCACAAGATCATACtcacacatttcacatttctggCACCCTGCTGTACCCTGCCTTGTGTCCATCAGTTTGAGAGCACAGACAATATTGTGTTTCTTATGCTTTTAGTGATAATACTAATAGGAAGCACCAAATAAGAGACTTTCAAAATGTGGTGTagtgtttttaataatataatattacgCTTGGGGATTATTTTCCTTGTGCTCAAGCAGGAGAAGTACTAAAGTACTTTTCCATAATTTAACATGATGAAATATGCTCATGAGGGCAGTTGGGTGAAAGGCTTAATTTTCACTATAAATcactataaatataaatagacCCAGACCAAATGCAACTTTTAACCGACTTTCCATATACAGAAAATTAAAACTCTACTCTTGACGGCGCTTTTGTGATTTGCTACTGAGTTAAATACCTTTATGACAAAAGCCCAGGCTCTAGACTGGATAGTGAAAGTGCATACTGAATTCGTCATATTGGATCAAAGATGTTTATACGACAAGAACAATATTAGAACTGTATTTATTTCCGTCTAAGGTTTACgtatcatattgtttatttcattagaactatgtatgtatatgtattcatCTCATTAGCAAGCAGCTTAAACTACTCGGCTTGCCAAGCCCAAATCTCGCGTTACTTTGGCTATGCGCGGTATCGCGATAGCGCTCCGTGGCTATGTGAGAGTGTGTGGCGGAAGTCCGGTCTCTTTTCGGTGGCGGACGTGAGCAGAGTCAGTCCGGCAGAATGAAGGTGAGGTCGGCTAAATGATTACTTGAACATGTTCGGATCTGCATTTACGTGGCCAtacttcaataaaacaaaagtccGCAGTGTCCCTTACACGACAGCGATGCCGATGCTAAGGTTGGGGGTTGCGAAGCCAGAGATGTTTGTGGATTAAATCACTCGATAACGGCGCAGTTTGCGAGTGGGTAAAGATGGCTCCCTCCTGCAAGAGAAATGTGTAATAGAGGCTGTATCTGTTGCGTTTGCCACTGACAACCTATTTGTAACAGCAGTGTGTCGTCTTCTCTGATCGGTTGAATTCGTCATTCCCGGAGTATATTTTAGACGCCATTATTACATTGTGGAGATGCCGGTCCTGCTTATCAACAGTGTGGAAACACTGCACATTGTGGGCCTCACGCCACGACTGTGTGCGCCGAGACCGGCCTGCAGATCAGTGGAGACGTGCTTTTACATTTCTGTCCTTCACTCAGTTCCAGCTTCAGCTTAATTTCTAAAGTGGGTGTTGAGCCTAATTTCTTAAGTAGGTGTTGTAGGTTTCTCCTGAGGCTGCGATGAAGTATTTCCACTGGCTGCTCGGTTGTGAACTCGGTTACATGTACAGATACAACTTCTAAGCTTTCGTTTAGGTCAGTCGTGTGAAATTGTCTTTGCGTTAAAAACCCAGTGGGGTGTAACTTCATGCAGTGTGTTGTAATTGCACTTGGTCTGATTTGTACTTAGCCTTGTGAACCTTCATTAGCCCCAGTCAGTGCCAAACAGTTTAACACAGTCGACACCTGACTATTGTATTTTGCAGGTTGATGGAAATGATCTGAAAAGCCTGCTGGAAGAAACTGGCTGGCAAACCCATAACAAAAGCAATCTCAGATATTGAAGACTGTCAAACTAAACTTGTGTACCATGTCCTGCCTCTTTTCCAGCTGAACATCTCTTTCCCAGCCACTGGTTGCCAGAAGCTCATTGAAGTCGATGATGAGCGCAAGCTCCGCACCTTCTATGAGAAGCGCATGGCCACAGAGGTGGCGGCTGATCCTCTGGGTGATGAGTGGAAGGTGAGTGTACAGTTATCATGCTGCTGTGTTGTGCCCCACGAATGACACTTTATTTTGCTGGTACGGATGCTATAGCAAAAATGTTCAGTGTGTAAGATTGGCAGCAAGTGCATTTCAACACTTACTGTCCTTCAGAAAACCTTCAGGTCCATACCCTCTTGGGTGTGAAAGTGCATCTGTAAACCTGGTGTTGTCCAAGACGGCTGATAATACAGAAGCTACATTGATGTACGTGGCATTCTTTGGAGTCTTCTCTCTTGGACCTAACTAAGATGACCTTTTAGTTAACCTGAAGGCAGTGTTGAAATAGATGAGAGTATAAACAGACCAACCACTGTGATTTGCATGTTTGAAAGGAGTTTAGCTTTACAATCTGCTTAATCTGCTCCTTTCTAAACTATCAGGGGTTTTGGAGAGCCAGACGTGGCCAGGTGGCTGCTCCTGGCCTGTGAATGTGAGTTCTATCCAGCAAATCCTAAGACAAACCCTTGTATTGTAATGCAGGGCTACGTGGTCCGCATCAGCGGCGGGAACGACAAGCAGGGCTTCCCAATGAAGCAGGGTGTGCTGACCCACGGCCGTGTGCGTCTGCTGCTCAGCAAGGGCCACTCCTGCTACCGCCCCCGCAGGACCGGCGAGCGCAAACGCAAGTCTGTCCGTGGCTGCATCGTGGACGCCAATCTCAGCGTGCTCAACTTGGTCATCATCAAGAAAGGTGAGTGCAGGTGTTGTCTGTCAGTGATCCCTGCGGCTGCACCCTGAAATGTATTCAGTGTTTCAACCTTCTTATTGTGTTCATATAGTACAGGATATCCCTCCATGGCTTTTTGCCCTCTTTGGTAACGGGTGGTTTTGTTAGCCTATGGGTTAGTTGTAGATGGGACAATACTCTTCCAGGTTAATGCTGTGCCCAGAAAGCCAGTCAGCATTTTTTGTACACAAGTCCATTACATGGAGGGCACTGGAACTCAGGAGTGGGGAAGATTAATGTACAGGCCACACAGAGAAACCGTGAATACCCAGGTCACACTGGGAAGGTCTGCATAGGTTGTCTTATGTGAGCTGTGCTGTCTGACCTTAACTTTTGACTTTTTGTTAAAGCTTCAGAACtaaaatggtaaaatgttgtcTCTAAGCTTTGTAGTAAATGAGAAAAGCAGGTTCTCCGCTAACCTTTTGCCAAGTATGTGTAATATATGTAGATACCAGTTTGAGGTGGAactaggaagaaaaaaaaaacactgaggcTTGGGTTGCTGATGTACTGGGCTGGACTAAAAGCAGTTCTGTAACTCAGGTGAGAAGGAGATCCCAGGGCTGACCGACAACACTGTCCCTCGCCGCCTGGGTCCCAAGAGGGCCAGCAagatccgcaagctcttcaacctGTCCAAAGAAGATGATGTGCGGCAGTATGTGGTGAGGAGACCCCTGACCAAGGAAGGTTGGTATAGCTGGCTTTTATTCCTACTGCAGTGTTGAATTGTATCTGTACACATTTATAGTGCACATAAAATGATTCCTGGGGGCCACATAATTGCAATATTGTAATATTGGAAGCGTTCTCTTTTTTTGTGGTACTTTGGGATGCAGCTAAATGCAATGCTTTTTTTTAAGGACCCTTTTGTACTTTGTTCAAACTCTGTGTATACATTGAAGGCTGTAATGCTGTTTcactggacacattgcaagttGTAGGTAGTTTTCGAATAGTGTTGACTGGCTCCTTCAACTTTTGGAATCACTGATGTAACTTAAGTCCCACCCCAACAGAAATGCAAAAGATTCTATAGAGATGGGACAAAAAGCCAGAAATGTTTATATTGGCAATTAAAAAGTTCATATACAAAAGACCATCttattaaaaagtaaattttatattttgtagcatctttgttttaataaactcATTCATTCGAGAGGCTTTTTGTTCTTGGTTTCTTATTCCAAACCAGACATGTCGGTCCTTTGTCTTCAATTAATTGAACAGCCCTATAGGAATTGACACCAGACTCTTATCACACACCCATACAACCAGCTTCATTTGCAGAACTGTCATAAAATTCTCTGAAGTGTTGGATATGGAAATCGGTAGTTTGCAAAACACTATTTAGGCGAGCAGTCTCAAGGTGCATCACAGTTAATTAGCTGCAGTATGAATGTGTCCTTAGACCATCACCCGAGGGTATATTTCGACAGATTAACTGAAATTTGGTTTGAAACGCTGGACTTGCACTGCCAGAAATCAGGGTCAATCAGTGGCTTAATTGCTTTCTCCTGCTTCGTAGGTAAGAAGCCCAGAACCAAGGCTCCCAAGATCCAGCGTCTGGTGACCCCCCGTGTCCTGCAGCACAAGCGCCGGCGCATCGCTCTTAAGAAGCTGCGCACCCAGAAGAACAAGGAAGAGGCCTCTGAGTACGCCAAGCTGCTGGCCAAGAGGATGAAGGTACGATGCCGCCAGGGCTGTCCCACACTGTTTACGAATTCTCAGACACTTCTCCTTTTGCTTATGGGTTTGGTGGAAAGATGAAATTGTACATTTCAAATGCCACACTTGTGTACTGATATTTCTGTCCATTTTGGTAACAGGAGGCAAAGGAGAAGCGCCAGGAACAGATCGCAAAGAGACGTCGTCTTTCATCTCTGAGAGCCTCCACATCCAAGTCCGAATCCAGCCAGAAGTAAAATCTTCACCATgtaaaaatcaaataaacagtttTGCTGAAACTTGGTGTATGATGTGATATTTCAGATGCTGCTTATGGGAATTTAACCTTCAAATGCTGTTAGCACTACCACCCAATCCTTGCAGAACTGGTCAGTCTTAAGAATTTCATTACTTAATGGACATCTGATTGTCAGGGGAAGATGTGGCATGTTGGTCTATGTACAGTGCCAGTGCAAACCTGGTAGCTGCAGTGTTAGACCTGTACACTTAGCTTACATTATTGCTGGAGGAATATCACACAGCTGGAGCATGCTCTGGTCATTTATCAATGTGTCAAGTCTACCATCTTGAGGTGTGGATGTAATAGATGACATTCCTGTGCATTGGAAAACTGGCTCAGGTGAGGCATGATCCACAGCATCAACGCAGCACTTGATTTCCCAAAGATCAAAGATCAAACCCTAGTCTTTGAGATGCTTATTTCGATCAACACCATTCAGGGGCTTGTATGAATCAAGGCTATGAAACCAGCTTACTGTAGGTCAAAGCTCATGTTAAATAAATCCTAACcctttttttgtaatttgtaaggGAGTGAGGTTTTTGTATGAGATCAGTTTTACTCCCGATTATATCGGAGCAGATGCCAGAAGTGTATACCACAACATAAACCATTCAAGTAATGAAACTTCAATGCAGTATTTTAGTTTATAGTAAAAATACATGCCTGTATCACCTAGGCAAACAGTTTGCCATGAACTCCCAATGGTTACAGTGCAATTTCAGTGCTTTAAAACCAGTGCAGGAGGATGATCTTGATGATCTTCAAATGCAGAGCCATGGTCTTCAGCCCAATACCAGGTCCTGTAAATAGGACATACCTGACCAGCAGACCAACACTTCTAATAGTACTGAGATTGTTTCCCATTGAATTACACCAGAGCAAAGGCCATGTTTCCATTACATTTTAAGTAATTCACCTTTAAAATGCATTCACCCCTCCTTGCAAAAAGAAGCCAGAGGACATTGTGTAACTCAGAACTCATTTATTGCATTAAAGTTTCTGTATAGACAAATTCACATCCACTAACACCTGATTTCAAAGGACACACTAACCATtgattgaatgtttttttctgaaggGAATTGTTTAACTATACATATTCTAAACGAGCGCATCAATTCTAAAActggagaaaaaatataaaatatacaattgaATGTGCTGGAATCACTTTATCACAATGCTTCAGAAGAAATAAAAGAAACCCAGCGAGGGCTGTTCAATGTACAAATCCTAGCAGTGCAATttgacaacaataataatctcaACAAACAAAATAGGGTTCAATAGATCAAACTGGCTTGGCTTTCTGGTCTCCAAGTAGGGCCACCTAAATTGATAAACCCAAGATGAGTATCGTGAAGGGACAGAATCGGCACCCTTAGTGTAGCTTGTAAGAGTCCTTAGTGCTTAACTAGTTTTTGTTGCTTAATGTTTGGCCAGTGTAACATGATGAATATTGTCCATTTTCTTTTAGCCTTAAATCATGCGAGGATGCGAGGGTCtaaacagttttaaaatcaACTTTGGGAGTTGGGGGGGACAACAAATGAACTAGTTAGGATGTCGGACTCAGTTTAAAAGCTTTTACCAGGAAACTGTTTTGCCACGGTCTCTAACTGCAGTCTACACAAATCCTCCTTCAAACAAGGAGTAGTCAGTATGATCTAGATTGCCAACCATCCCCTGGGCTGATTGATATTCAGCTGAATGAGGGCGTTGCTTATTTTCTTTATGGAAAAATTAATAgtagtttaaaatgtacataaaattaatttgttaattgaGATTTTGTTTTAGGAAAGGGTCCATGCTGTATGCTGCAAAAAGACTGCTTGCTGGTCTACCATTTTGATAAGGGaggaaaaaattataatcttCCCATTAGACTTTGATTGTGGAGTTCAAGGGCGAAGGTGCAATTTCAGACGGGAATGACATAATTTCTATGGCAAACATCATGGAAGGAGCCACGGAGCTGTAGTTTTGACATaacagcttttttttgttttaatcagtaGTTTCTTGACTGGTTCATTTCCCTTAAGATTTACCACCCTCATAGGTAAAGGTTGCCCTAacactcacagtgatgagacGAGAGAAGGTCCTTGCCCTTAGTATCCCACACTTGGACTGTCTGCCACTTTTAAAGGCAGCACAGAGACGGATAATGCAAAGCACGGATCAAGAGGCTGGAATGTTTTTAACAAAGTGGATCGATTGTCTGAAGGTACAATCCGTTCTCAACAACGGTCGACTCCGTTCCCATCCAAGTCGAGCGTCAACTACACAATATACACAACAGTATAAAAATATCTCCATCCaaaacccccacccccatcaaGTAATCGAGAACTGCAGGTGCACTGTACCCCTGCACACAGGCCACTCGTATTGAAGACGCAAATCTTAGAAATACACAGTCACGAGGGAGAGGGGACGCCCCCTCACTGTAAAGGCAACCCTGGTTCAGAAtcttttttcattaaaaaaatattcataataaaaaaaaaaaaaacagataatgaAAAACCAAACAACCAACCATCTATCATGAAAgtgtgaaaaaatacattgatgTTTTAGGTCTTTACTGTTTTTTAGgtctttactgtatttttacgGTTTCTAATTTTTCTCAAGTATTCTAGTGTGAGTAGCTGAAGGTCAGAGAGTTTCTTGGGACTTTAGGTGCTATGGGCTCATGCAGGGGAATGTGCTCAATACGAGACAGTAAGGCAGAGCCAACCAAAAACCCACTCCATCCCAGCTAGTCCCAGAGAGGATAAAGCagcttttgtatttgtgttattgAAAGACTCctacttttttccttttaataatTTGCGTGGAAATGTAAGGTTAAAACTATTTTTTGGGAGACTAATTTCAGTAAAAATCAACTCCCTTTATGCTTCAAAAGCCATCTCCTTTCACAAAACGATATTATTTCTACAAGCACATGGCTAATAAAAAGTCAGGGTTtacagtgtgtgtatttgtcGGTTTAATACGCGcacgcgcacacgcacacgcacacgcattaATACCAGGAGGAAACAATTCTGGAATGGTTGCAAGTCTCAGGTAGACCAAGTCATACGCTATAATGAGGCAGAAGCAAAAGACTTTCAGTATTGTAAAAGTACCATCTTGTCTATCTTTGGGTGATATTTTCCAgaccttttaaaaacaactctACGGATAACTCCTCCCTCTATCCTCCTGCCCAGAGAGGGCGGGGGTGGTGCCACTGTAGTAGGTCCTGGGCCATCGCTGCTCTAGTGGTCTTGTTCCTTCAGGTGGAGCCCCGGCCCTGTCAGATGACCGGCGCCCCGAAGCACTTCAGACACCACTGGATGCTGCTGCCGGGGGGGGCATCGATGATGTGCAGGGCCTTCAGCTGCTCTGGGCTCAGCTCATCGTAGGCCACCTTGTACTCGCGGTCAAAAGCCTCTGTAAAGACAGCCATCCAGCACACAGTCAGATTTAGACACGTAAAATGCATGCAATATGTTTTTAGGTCAGTCACAACATATCTGAAAAGTATTCCCAGAGGACAGAACACTGAAATTGTGCTGCTTCAAAATCAGCAAGTATAGTTTAAATGAACAATGTTGATTAAACTAAGTGAATCAGGGAGTACTTTCAACTACAATTGTGTAATAGAATAATGAGATCCACGGGATTCCCCAAATAATCAAAGTATGTAAAAGTAATCATCTACTTACCAATATCAATGTTCTCTCGACCTAGAGACACTAGTGATAAGAAGAGGATCTCTCTGTAAATACTCCTGGAAGACAAAGACAAGGAATTGTACAATGGTTGCTTGGGGGTATAGATCATGCATCATTGACTTTACTGGTGTATTGTGAACAGTTATTTTGCAGACAACCAAACACATATCACATATGGCTTTTAAAAGTGTCGGAATCCTCCTACTACAGAAAGCACTGCAAATAACACTCCCATCACAAATGTACTGAATGAACATGGCCTAATACAGTAATGCCTCCTCAGATTGgaatattttgtgtgttttgctttCAAGAATGTGAAACAGAGAACAGATTTTATATAACAGAAATCCAGTTTCATCATCTCCTACATGACCCCTCCCTCCATCACTAAGTGACACATGATGAGGACTCACTAAGGCTTCCCAAAGACTATTGTAACAAACTAAGAAAACAATTGGCTGAGCATCACATTACTGTAAACTTCATCCTGTTCTTATGAAGCCCACAGCCTGATCTATACTCAAGATGACAAATGGCTGATTGTGGTCTCTCAAACAGATCATGCTCTCTGCCTTGGTCCGGACCTTTGGCGTTTGATGTCCGGGTGTTTCTTGATCTCTCGGAGGAGGAGGTTGATGGGTCCGTACACATCGTTGGTCTGGATGCTTCTCACGATGCTGTTGAGCAGGGCCCTGGTGTCCTGGTGATCTGTTGGAGACAACGAGGCCTTCTTCTGCACTGTGGGAGGACAGAGAGGAAACACACCAGCGTCAGAGCACGGTCATTCCAACAGTAAGTTCACATCAACACAATCCATGCGCTTTCTTTAAAAGGCATTCAATAATTGCTTTGTAGATAACCTTGGCACTAGAGAGAGGTTTTtcacacaaatgcaaattttCTTCCATTATTAGAAATAgaccaaaacaaatatttttaatttgagcaCTACAAAGATTAAGCTTTTCCtaacattacaaattctacaGTTTATATCAGAGGCAACTATAATATGTAAGAACATTTGGATTTTGATTAACACAAAGGATGATCAACAGTGCCAGGAAAGTAAAGCCCTCTTTAGCCTTTAGCCAAGTCTTACTTTAACATGCATTTGAattaaatttgaaatgtttaagcAAATCTAAATCTACAATGTCTCCCATACTGAACTACTAGACTAAATTAAAGGAATTTCATGTTTCTGCCAGTACTGTGTAGACTGCTGTGGTAGACCATGTTGAGGGGTGAATAAAGTTTACTCACACAGGCTCCTCCAGCGTAGATACAGCGGCTCTCCCGACTCCTGGTGCAGGTTGATGTTGTCCCACAGCAGCTGGACGTACACCTGCTTGCTGTCCTGAGACAGGGACGTCTGAGGGAGCTGTCCAGAAACACAGCACAGTCAGCGCAGCAAAAGATTAATTCCTAGGAACCAAAACTCTAATGCTAACCCAGAATTGAAATAGACCAATGAAGAATTGATGAAAAGGAAGggaacaaatatttcaaataggtttgtgtgtgttgggctGACCTGCACTCCGTTGTTGCAGTGCTCAGAGGTGAGGATGAGACCAGGCAGGTTGCTGGGCAGGTCCAGCCTCCTGAAGTACCACACCAGGTTCCAGAAGATGATGGGGTGCTGGTTGAGGAACTTTTGAGTGTAAATAACCTGGTCCCCCTCGTTCTCCAGCAGAGACTCCAGCTCCTTACGAAGCACCAGAGGGCTGAGGTAGGGCACAGACACTGGCAGGGGGTTGGGCCTCTTCTGACCCAGGGTGTCCTGGAAACAAAATACCCCATTCACAGAAGTTGACACAACTCAGCAACACCTGAATTTATTTTTTCGTACTCTTTCCCAATTAAAGTAATATATGTTAAACTATACTAATAAGTGACAATATTTCTATGCTATGTCAAACAGTTTGTCCAAATATCCACAATTTCCACATACACATTATTCCCTCCCTTATCATGAATTAACCTGCTTCAACATCCTCAGAGATAACAGTGCTATGGACAGTGGGGTCATGCAGACAATTGAATTGAATTAGGAAAATAGGGTTGGGGGAATAGTGCGATATTTCCTATAACACGTTAGTTCTTGAGGAGGTAAAA contains:
- the rps6 gene encoding small ribosomal subunit protein eS6 codes for the protein MKLNISFPATGCQKLIEVDDERKLRTFYEKRMATEVAADPLGDEWKGYVVRISGGNDKQGFPMKQGVLTHGRVRLLLSKGHSCYRPRRTGERKRKSVRGCIVDANLSVLNLVIIKKGEKEIPGLTDNTVPRRLGPKRASKIRKLFNLSKEDDVRQYVVRRPLTKEGKKPRTKAPKIQRLVTPRVLQHKRRRIALKKLRTQKNKEEASEYAKLLAKRMKEAKEKRQEQIAKRRRLSSLRASTSKSESSQK